A window from Zingiber officinale cultivar Zhangliang chromosome 7A, Zo_v1.1, whole genome shotgun sequence encodes these proteins:
- the LOC122002470 gene encoding uncharacterized protein At1g01500-like, translated as MGTASHKLPKFLRNEDNRNIIIHPLYLPKSSPWLDLKVFYVRLSNYEVGESTPEHLTIKHTSLTPDTILEINGRRSGIYSDCVSCFLRRDRMDKKSEEATFVGTDCIRMTGSVRFDVWDGDDMLLSGVLELGDSNGLKAETKISKRKWRIKCRIVSTAAFRFLDDKIKSSESSAVAPLIEVYIAGCSSGSPIIFTKTMRLPGRMKCQKKLMHDSILDTNSMDTTKDLPLKDVSQETQYGDDKSENSTDMDYENLQPSADYVDEDGELSWFNEGVKVGVGISISVCIGIGIGVGLLIRTYRATSRDLKRKYF; from the exons ATGGGTACTGCCTCCCACAAATTGCCCAAGTTCCTTAGGAACGAGGATAATAGGAACATCATCATCCACCCTCTGTACCTTCCCAAGTCATCACCATGGCTTGATTTGAAGGTCTTCTATGTGAGATTGAGCAATTATGAGGTTGGCGAATCAACGCCTGAGCATCTCACTATCAAGCACACCTCCTTGACTCCTGATACCATTTTAGAAATCAATGGAAGAAGAAGTGGTATTTACTCGGACTGTGTTTCCTGCTTTCTTAGAAGAGATAGGATGGATAAGAAATCAGAAGAAGCTACTTTTGTTGGAACAGATTGCATAAGGATGACTGGAAGTGTGAGATTTGATGTTTGGGATGGAGACGATATGCTGCTTAGTGGAGTGCTGGAGCTGGGAGATAGTAATGGTTTGAAGGCTGAAACAAAGATAAGTAAACGCAAATGGCGCATCAAGTGCCGCATTGTTTCTACAGCGGCCTTTCGCTTTTTGGATGACAAGATTAAGAGTTCAGAATCTTCTGCAGTTGCACCTTTAATTGAAGTTTATATTGCTGGGTGTTCCTCAGGATCTCCCATTATCTTCACTAAGACTATGAGACTTCCTGGACGAATGAAATGCCAGAAGAAGCTAATGCATGATTCAATCCTAGATACCAACTCCATGGATACAACGAAAGATTTACCACTCAAAGATGTTTCACAG GAAACTCAATACGGAGATGACAAATCTGAAAATAGCACAGACATGGACTATGAGAACTTGCAACCTAGTGCAGATTACGTAGACGAGGATGGCGAACTCTCATGGTTTAATGAAGGTGTCAAAGTTGGAGTCGGGATCAGTATCAGTGTTTGTATCGGTATCGGAATTGGTGTTGGTTTGCTGATCCGCACATACCGAGCCACGAGTCGAGACTTAAAGAGGAAATATTTTTGA
- the LOC122002471 gene encoding glucan endo-1,3-beta-glucosidase 7-like yields MASRNPFWAVIIAALFLALPSAKSQSFIGVNYGEVADNLPPPADTARLLQSTTISKVRLYGADPNILRALAGTGISVVIGAANGDIPALASDPMAAANWVSANVLPFIPATDISVVALGNEAFSSGDASLASQLLPAMQNLRTALGAASSAAAGIKVSTVNIMSVLSSSDPPSSGAFHADVLPALKGVLAFLKDTGSPFMINPYPFFAYQSDPSPETLAFCLFQPNAGRHDAGSGSTYMNMFDAQVDAVRAAIAAAGFPEVEIVVAETGWPYRGDAGEEGATVENAQAYNGGLVAHLRSLTGTPMAPGKSVDTYIFALYDEDLKPGPTSERSFGLFRLDLTPTYDAGITKSSSNAAGPVSQNSTEATPQRAVGKGWCVPKQGATEAELQASLDYACGQSAVDCSPIQQGGACFEPNTVRSHAAYSMNQFYQVSGRNAYDCDFSGSAVVTTDNPSYSKCVYNGGQ; encoded by the exons atgGCTTCCAGGAATCCCTTCTGGGCCGTGATCATCGCTGCTCTCTTTCTCGCCCTCCCTTCTGCAA AGTCGCAGTCGTTTATCGGAGTGAACTACGGTGAGGTTGCCGACAACCTCCCGCCGCCGGCGGACACGGCGCGGCTCCTCCAGTCGACCACCATCTCCAAGGTCCGCCTTTATGGTGCCGATCCCAACATCCTCCGCGCGCTCGCCGGTACCGGCATCTCCGTCGTCATCGGCGCCGCCAACGGCGACATCCCCGCCCTGGCCTCCGACCCCATGGCCGCAGCCAACTGGGTCTCCGCCAACGTCCTTCCCTTCATCCCCGCCACCGACATCTCCGTCGTTGCTTTGGGCAACGAGGCCTTCAGCTCCGGCGATGCTTCGCTCGCGTCTCAGCTTCTCCCGGCGATGCAGAACCTCCGCACCGCCCTCGGCGCAGCTTCCTCCGCTGCCGCCGGCATCAAGGTCTCTACTGTCAACATCATGTCTGTGCTCTCCAGCTCCGACCCGCCTTCCTCCGGCGCCTTCCACGCCGACGTGCTCCCCGCGCTCAAGGGCGTCCTCGCCTTCCTAAAGGACACCGGAAGCCCCTTCATGATCAATCCCTACCCTTTCTTCGCGTACCAGAGTGACCCAAGTCCGGAGACGCTGGCCTTCTGCCTCTTCCAGCCCAACGCCGGGCGGCACGACGCCGGCTCAGGGTCGACCTACATGAACATGTTCGACGCGCAGGTGGACGCGGTGAGGGCGGCCATCGCGGCGGCGGGGTTCCCGGAGGTGGAGATTGTTGTTGCGGAGACCGGGTGGCCGTACAGAGGGGACGCAGGGGAGGAGGGAGCGACGGTGGAGAACGCCCAGGCCTACAACGGCGGCCTGGTGGCGCACCTGCGCTCCCTCACTGGAACGCCGATGGCGCCGGGTAAGTCGGTGGACACCTACATCTTCGCGCTCTACGACGAGGATCTGAAGCCCGGGCCGACCTCCGAGCGCTCCTTCGGCCTCTTCCGCCTCGACCTCACGCCCACCTACGACGCCGGCATCACCAAGTCTTCCTCCAACGCCGCTGGCCCTGTTTCCCAG AACTCGACGGAGGCGACGCCGCAGAGGGCTGTGGGGAAAGGCTGGTGTGTGCCGAAGCAGGGGGCGACGGAGGCGGAGCTGCAGGCGAGCTTGGACTATGCTTGTGGGCAGTCGGCGGTGGACTGCAGCCCGATCCAGCAAGGAGGGGCGTGCTTCGAGCCGAACACCGTACGATCGCACGCGGCGTACTCGATGAACCAGTTCTACCAGGTCTCCGGCCGCAACGCCTATGACTGCGACTTCTCCGGCTCCGCCGTCGTCACCACCGACAACCCCA GTTACTCCAAGTGCGTTTACAATGGAGGGCAATGA
- the LOC122002472 gene encoding guanine nucleotide-binding protein subunit beta-like encodes MSVAELKERHTAATSTVNSLRERLKQRRQLFLDTDVSGYGRSQGRSAISFSPTDLVCCRTLQGHTGKVYSLDWTPERNRIVSASQDGRLIVWNALTSQKTHAIKLQCPWVVTCAFAPNGLSVACGGFDSACSIFNLNSHVERDSIPVSRVLTGHKGYVYSCQYVPDQETRLITSSGDQTCVLWDVTTGQRISVFGGEFPSGHTASVLSVSINSSNSNMFVSGSCDATARLWDARIASRAVRTYHGHQGDVNTVKFFPDGQRFGTGSNDSTCRLYDMRTGHQLQVYSQQHDTDDNEVPIVTSIAFSLSGRLLFAGYSSGDCYVWDTLVGEVVLNLGTLQNSHESRISCLGLSSDGSALCTGSWDKNLKIWAFGGDRRVS; translated from the exons ATGTCGGTCGCGGAGTTGAAGGAGCGGCACACTGCCGCAACGTCTACGGTCAACTCTCTGAGGGAGAGATTGAAGCAGAGGAGGCAGTTGTTTCTCGATACTGACG TGTCTGGGTACGGTAGAAGCCAAGGGAGATCGGCAATTAGTTTCAGCCCCACAGATCTCGTTTGCTGCAGGACCTTGCAGGGTCATACCGGCAAG GTTTATTCGTTGGACTGGACACCTGAAAGGAACCGGATTGTCAGCGCTTCTCAGGATGGACGACTGATTGTATGGAATGCTTTAACGAGTCAGAAAACACATGCTATAAAGCTTCAATGCCCCTGGGTCGTGACCTGTGCATTTGCACCAAATGGACTGTCTGTTGCCTGTGGAGGTTTTGACAGTGCTTGCTCTATTTTCAATCTCAATTCTCATGTTGAAAGAGATAGCATTCCTGTCTCCAGGGTACTTACTGGGCACAAAGGTTATGTGTATTCTTGTCAGTATGTTCCTGATCAAGAGACTCGGTTGATTACTAGCTCTGGTGATCAAACATGTGTTCTATGGGATGTCACAACTGGCCAAAGGATTTCTGTTTTTGGTGGAGAGTTTCCTTCAGGACATACAGCTTCTGTATTGAg TGTCTCAATCAACAGTTCAAATTCAAACATGTTTGTCTCTGGCTCCTGCGATGCAACTGCACGGTTATGGGATGCTCGAATTGCTAGCCGTGCCGTTCGGACTTATCATGGTCACCAAGGAGATGTCAACACTGTCAAGTTCTTCCCTGATGGGCAGAGATTTGGGACTGGCTCCAATGATAGCACATGCCGGTTATATGACATGCGAACAGGACATCAGCTTCAAGTTTACAGTCAACAGCATGATACTGACGATAATGAGGTCCCAATTGTCACGTCCATTGCCTTTTCTTTATCCGGAAGATTACTCTTTGCTGGTTATTCCAGCGGTGATTGTTATGTATGGGATACACTAGTGGGCGAG GTGGTTTTGAACTTGGGGACGCTTCAAAATTCTCACGAGTCACGCATAAGCTGCTTAGGCTTGTCTTCTGATGGTAGTGCTTTATGCACAGGGAGTTGGGACAAGAACCTCAAG ATTTGGGCATTTGGTGGAGACAGGAGGGTTAGCTGA
- the LOC122000482 gene encoding deoxyuridine 5'-triphosphate nucleotidohydrolase-like produces the protein MEALPPILSPSFRRLHLTNRSPNARLPPPLFLSTMVSSDSIDGGNSGADGIQRPLFRVKKLSQNAVLPSRASPLSAGYDLSSAAAVVVPARGKALVPTDLSIAIPDGAYARIAPRSGLAWKYSIDVGAGVVDADYRGPVGVILFNHSDADFEVKPGDRIAQLILERIMTPEVIEAVDLDSTARGDGGFGSTGA, from the exons ATGGAAGCGTTACCGCCAATCCTCAGCCCTAGTTTCCGGCGTCTACATCTCACCAATCGCAGCCCCAATGCTAGACTTCCTCCTCCGCTCTTTCTCTCGACAATGGTCTCCTCTGACTCCATTGACGGTGGCAATTCGGGTGCCGATGGGATCCAGCGCCCTCTCTTCCGCGTCAAGAAGCTGTCCCAAAATGCCGTCTTGCCTTCGCGAGCTTCCCCGCTCTCCGCCGGCTACGACCTCTCCAG TGCTGCGGCAGTGGTCGTGCCCGCCCGTGGCAAAGCCCTAGTCCCCACCGATCTCAGCATCGCCATTCCCGATGGCGCCTACGCCCGCATCG CTCCGAGATCGGGCCTGGCGTGGAAGTACTCGATTGACGTAGGTGCCGGCGTGGTCGATGCGGACTACCGCGGACCCGTGGGTGTCATTCTGTTCAACCACTCTGACGCGGACTTCGAGGTGAAGCCCGGGGATCGGATTGCTCAGCTGATACTCGAGAGGATCATGACGCCAGAGGTGATCGAGGCTGTCGACTTGGACTCCACTGCCAGGGGCGACGGCGGATTCGGATCAACAGGTGCGTGA
- the LOC122002473 gene encoding probable BOI-related E3 ubiquitin-protein ligase 3 isoform X4 — protein sequence MHHLIPRPASFLSFLPFQQTASQLITPPLMSVEAHRLDLFPSQLIRNGEFVGGSRQDRSAVHDMQLGSAGGTLLPFAAPMAKTAAAASTSESGLTFNNLPEASRKRPRELSDNTLSFLGEDLSSLVQQQMFHVDRLILQHVEKVRMELVEKLKRFLRRILAAVEEGVSKRLKAKEEEMERVRYLNLALEERVRSLCVENQMWRELARSSEATAHALRANLEQALAAAAEAQPEAAADDAESCCEGGNPAEGRRLVCRSCGEREPAVLLLPCRHLCVCAACGPAAAACPVCHCCKTGSVLVNMSP from the exons ATGCACCACCTCATTCCTCGCCCtgcctcttttctctcctttctaCCCTTCCAACAGACAGCGTCACAACTTATAACCCCGCCTCTCATGTCTGTCGAAGCGCATCGTCTTGATCTCTTCCCTTCCCAGCTCATCAGAAACGG GGAGTTTGTCGGCGGCAGTCGTCAGGATCGATCCGCCGTCCACGACATGCAATTGGGATCCGCCGGtggaactttgcttccctttgcTGCTCCAATGGCGAAGACGGCCGCCGCAGCCTCCACCTCCGAGAGCGGCCTCACTTTCAACAACCTCCCCGAGGCTTCCAGGAAGCGGCCGCGAGAGTTGTCCGATAACACGCTCTCCTTCCTCGGCGAGGACTTGTCCTCCCTCGTCCAGCAGCAGATGTTCCACGTCGATCGCCTCATCCTCCAACAT GTGGAGAAGGTGAGGATGGAACTGGTCGAGAAGCTGAAGCGGTTCCTGCGGCGGATCCTGGCGGCGGTGGAGGAAGGCGTGTCGAAGCGGCTGAAGGCGAAGGAAGAGGAGATGGAGAGGGTGAGATACCTGAACTTGGCACTGGAGGAGCGCGTGCGGAGTCTCTGCGTGGAGAACCAGATGTGGCGGGAGCTGGCCCGGAGCAGCGAAGCAACAGCCCACGCGCTGCGGGCCAACCTCGAGCAGGCGCTGGCGGCGGCCGCGGAGGCCCAACCCGAGGCGGCCGCCGACGACGCCGAGTCCTGCTGCGAAGGCGGCAACCCAGCGGAGGGGAGGAGGCTAGTGTGCCGCTCGTGCGGCGAGAGGGAACCGGCTGTGCTGCTGCTGCCCTGCCGCCATCTCTGCGTCTGCGCCGCCTGCGGACCGGCGGCCGCGGCTTGCCCCGTCTGCCACTGCTGCAAAACTGGCAGCGTCCTCGTCAACATGTCGCCGTAA
- the LOC122002473 gene encoding probable BOI-related E3 ubiquitin-protein ligase 3 isoform X2 has translation MHHLIPRPASFLSFLPFQQTASQLITPPLMSVEAHRLDLFPSQLIRNGWEFVGGSRQDRSAVHDMQLGSAGGTLLPFAAPMAKTAAAASTSESGLTFNNLPEASRKRPRELSDNTLSFLGEDLSSLVQQQMFHVDRLILQHVEKVRMELVEKLKRFLRRILAAVEEGVSKRLKAKEEEMERVRYLNLALEERVRSLCVENQMWRELARSSEATAHALRANLEQALAAAAEAQPEAAADDAESCCEGGNPAEGRRLVCRSCGEREPAVLLLPCRHLCVCAACGPAAAACPVCHCCKTGSVLVNMSP, from the exons ATGCACCACCTCATTCCTCGCCCtgcctcttttctctcctttctaCCCTTCCAACAGACAGCGTCACAACTTATAACCCCGCCTCTCATGTCTGTCGAAGCGCATCGTCTTGATCTCTTCCCTTCCCAGCTCATCAGAAACGGGTG GGAGTTTGTCGGCGGCAGTCGTCAGGATCGATCCGCCGTCCACGACATGCAATTGGGATCCGCCGGtggaactttgcttccctttgcTGCTCCAATGGCGAAGACGGCCGCCGCAGCCTCCACCTCCGAGAGCGGCCTCACTTTCAACAACCTCCCCGAGGCTTCCAGGAAGCGGCCGCGAGAGTTGTCCGATAACACGCTCTCCTTCCTCGGCGAGGACTTGTCCTCCCTCGTCCAGCAGCAGATGTTCCACGTCGATCGCCTCATCCTCCAACAT GTGGAGAAGGTGAGGATGGAACTGGTCGAGAAGCTGAAGCGGTTCCTGCGGCGGATCCTGGCGGCGGTGGAGGAAGGCGTGTCGAAGCGGCTGAAGGCGAAGGAAGAGGAGATGGAGAGGGTGAGATACCTGAACTTGGCACTGGAGGAGCGCGTGCGGAGTCTCTGCGTGGAGAACCAGATGTGGCGGGAGCTGGCCCGGAGCAGCGAAGCAACAGCCCACGCGCTGCGGGCCAACCTCGAGCAGGCGCTGGCGGCGGCCGCGGAGGCCCAACCCGAGGCGGCCGCCGACGACGCCGAGTCCTGCTGCGAAGGCGGCAACCCAGCGGAGGGGAGGAGGCTAGTGTGCCGCTCGTGCGGCGAGAGGGAACCGGCTGTGCTGCTGCTGCCCTGCCGCCATCTCTGCGTCTGCGCCGCCTGCGGACCGGCGGCCGCGGCTTGCCCCGTCTGCCACTGCTGCAAAACTGGCAGCGTCCTCGTCAACATGTCGCCGTAA
- the LOC122002473 gene encoding probable BOI-related E3 ubiquitin-protein ligase 3 isoform X1 encodes MHHLIPRPASFLSFLPFQQTASQLITPPLMSVEAHRLDLFPSQLIRNGWEFVGGSRQDRSAVHDMQLGSAGGTLLPFAAPMAKTAAAASTSESGLTFNNLPEASRKRPRELSDNTLSFLGEDLSSLVQQQMFHVDRLILQHQVEKVRMELVEKLKRFLRRILAAVEEGVSKRLKAKEEEMERVRYLNLALEERVRSLCVENQMWRELARSSEATAHALRANLEQALAAAAEAQPEAAADDAESCCEGGNPAEGRRLVCRSCGEREPAVLLLPCRHLCVCAACGPAAAACPVCHCCKTGSVLVNMSP; translated from the exons ATGCACCACCTCATTCCTCGCCCtgcctcttttctctcctttctaCCCTTCCAACAGACAGCGTCACAACTTATAACCCCGCCTCTCATGTCTGTCGAAGCGCATCGTCTTGATCTCTTCCCTTCCCAGCTCATCAGAAACGGGTG GGAGTTTGTCGGCGGCAGTCGTCAGGATCGATCCGCCGTCCACGACATGCAATTGGGATCCGCCGGtggaactttgcttccctttgcTGCTCCAATGGCGAAGACGGCCGCCGCAGCCTCCACCTCCGAGAGCGGCCTCACTTTCAACAACCTCCCCGAGGCTTCCAGGAAGCGGCCGCGAGAGTTGTCCGATAACACGCTCTCCTTCCTCGGCGAGGACTTGTCCTCCCTCGTCCAGCAGCAGATGTTCCACGTCGATCGCCTCATCCTCCAACAT CAGGTGGAGAAGGTGAGGATGGAACTGGTCGAGAAGCTGAAGCGGTTCCTGCGGCGGATCCTGGCGGCGGTGGAGGAAGGCGTGTCGAAGCGGCTGAAGGCGAAGGAAGAGGAGATGGAGAGGGTGAGATACCTGAACTTGGCACTGGAGGAGCGCGTGCGGAGTCTCTGCGTGGAGAACCAGATGTGGCGGGAGCTGGCCCGGAGCAGCGAAGCAACAGCCCACGCGCTGCGGGCCAACCTCGAGCAGGCGCTGGCGGCGGCCGCGGAGGCCCAACCCGAGGCGGCCGCCGACGACGCCGAGTCCTGCTGCGAAGGCGGCAACCCAGCGGAGGGGAGGAGGCTAGTGTGCCGCTCGTGCGGCGAGAGGGAACCGGCTGTGCTGCTGCTGCCCTGCCGCCATCTCTGCGTCTGCGCCGCCTGCGGACCGGCGGCCGCGGCTTGCCCCGTCTGCCACTGCTGCAAAACTGGCAGCGTCCTCGTCAACATGTCGCCGTAA
- the LOC122002473 gene encoding probable BOI-related E3 ubiquitin-protein ligase 3 isoform X3 yields MHHLIPRPASFLSFLPFQQTASQLITPPLMSVEAHRLDLFPSQLIRNGEFVGGSRQDRSAVHDMQLGSAGGTLLPFAAPMAKTAAAASTSESGLTFNNLPEASRKRPRELSDNTLSFLGEDLSSLVQQQMFHVDRLILQHQVEKVRMELVEKLKRFLRRILAAVEEGVSKRLKAKEEEMERVRYLNLALEERVRSLCVENQMWRELARSSEATAHALRANLEQALAAAAEAQPEAAADDAESCCEGGNPAEGRRLVCRSCGEREPAVLLLPCRHLCVCAACGPAAAACPVCHCCKTGSVLVNMSP; encoded by the exons ATGCACCACCTCATTCCTCGCCCtgcctcttttctctcctttctaCCCTTCCAACAGACAGCGTCACAACTTATAACCCCGCCTCTCATGTCTGTCGAAGCGCATCGTCTTGATCTCTTCCCTTCCCAGCTCATCAGAAACGG GGAGTTTGTCGGCGGCAGTCGTCAGGATCGATCCGCCGTCCACGACATGCAATTGGGATCCGCCGGtggaactttgcttccctttgcTGCTCCAATGGCGAAGACGGCCGCCGCAGCCTCCACCTCCGAGAGCGGCCTCACTTTCAACAACCTCCCCGAGGCTTCCAGGAAGCGGCCGCGAGAGTTGTCCGATAACACGCTCTCCTTCCTCGGCGAGGACTTGTCCTCCCTCGTCCAGCAGCAGATGTTCCACGTCGATCGCCTCATCCTCCAACAT CAGGTGGAGAAGGTGAGGATGGAACTGGTCGAGAAGCTGAAGCGGTTCCTGCGGCGGATCCTGGCGGCGGTGGAGGAAGGCGTGTCGAAGCGGCTGAAGGCGAAGGAAGAGGAGATGGAGAGGGTGAGATACCTGAACTTGGCACTGGAGGAGCGCGTGCGGAGTCTCTGCGTGGAGAACCAGATGTGGCGGGAGCTGGCCCGGAGCAGCGAAGCAACAGCCCACGCGCTGCGGGCCAACCTCGAGCAGGCGCTGGCGGCGGCCGCGGAGGCCCAACCCGAGGCGGCCGCCGACGACGCCGAGTCCTGCTGCGAAGGCGGCAACCCAGCGGAGGGGAGGAGGCTAGTGTGCCGCTCGTGCGGCGAGAGGGAACCGGCTGTGCTGCTGCTGCCCTGCCGCCATCTCTGCGTCTGCGCCGCCTGCGGACCGGCGGCCGCGGCTTGCCCCGTCTGCCACTGCTGCAAAACTGGCAGCGTCCTCGTCAACATGTCGCCGTAA